Proteins encoded within one genomic window of Brenneria nigrifluens DSM 30175 = ATCC 13028:
- the metA gene encoding homoserine O-acetyltransferase MetA: protein MPIRVPDELPAVSFLRNENVFVMTSSRAKTQEIRPLKVLVLNLMPKKIETENQFLRLLSNSPLQIDIQLLRIDSRESKNTPAEHLNNFYCHFDDIQDENFDGLIVTGAPLGLVDFCDVAYWPQIARVIDWAKGHVTSTLFVCWAVQAALNILYGIPKMTRTDKLSGVYSHHTQQPHALLTRGFDETFLAPHSRYADFPSDVIRRQTDLEILAESEETGAYLFASRDKRLAFVTGHPEYDALTLASEYFRDRDAGLEPTIPVNYFPDNDPQVVPKATWRSHGYLLFVNWLNYYVYQITPYDLSRMNPTLD from the coding sequence ATGCCAATCCGGGTTCCTGATGAGTTACCAGCCGTAAGTTTCCTGCGTAATGAGAACGTTTTTGTGATGACGTCATCGCGCGCAAAGACGCAGGAAATTCGTCCTTTGAAAGTGCTGGTACTGAACCTGATGCCGAAGAAGATAGAAACTGAAAACCAGTTTCTGAGACTGTTGTCGAACTCGCCGTTACAGATTGATATTCAGCTGTTGCGTATCGATAGCCGTGAGTCGAAGAACACCCCTGCCGAGCATCTGAATAATTTTTACTGTCACTTTGATGATATCCAGGACGAGAACTTTGATGGATTGATCGTTACCGGGGCGCCGCTGGGGCTGGTTGATTTTTGTGACGTGGCCTACTGGCCGCAGATCGCCAGGGTGATTGACTGGGCAAAAGGACACGTCACCTCCACGCTGTTTGTGTGTTGGGCGGTACAGGCGGCGTTAAATATCCTGTACGGTATTCCGAAAATGACCCGTACGGATAAGTTATCAGGCGTCTATTCGCATCATACGCAGCAACCGCATGCTTTATTGACGCGGGGCTTTGATGAAACCTTTTTGGCGCCTCATTCGCGCTATGCCGATTTCCCCTCTGACGTTATTCGCAGACAGACCGACTTGGAGATTCTGGCTGAATCCGAGGAGACCGGCGCGTACCTGTTTGCCAGTCGGGATAAGCGGCTGGCTTTTGTTACCGGCCACCCCGAATACGATGCCTTGACGCTGGCGAGCGAATACTTTCGCGATCGCGATGCCGGCCTCGAACCGACGATCCCGGTGAACTATTTTCCTGATAACGACCCGCAGGTTGTGCCCAAAGCAACCTGGCGTAGCCATGGGTATCTACTGTTTGTTAACTGGCTTAACTATTACGTTTACCAGATCACGCCTTATGATCTGAGCCGTATGAATCCTACGCTGGACTAA
- the aceB gene encoding malate synthase A, whose translation MAQQTISRDLAFSQRFGDKEREILNDEAIGFLTELVDRFTARRNRLLADRQAQQEKIDNGLLPDFLAETASIRESEWKIRAIPDDLSDRRVEITGPVERKMVINALNANVKVFMADFEDSLSPGWDKVIDGQINLRDAVTGTISYTSEAGKIYQLKPDPAVLICRVRGLHLPEKHVTWQREAIPASLFDFALYFFHNHQALLAKGSGPYFYLPKMQSWQEAAWWSDIFCYTEDRFDLPRGAIKATVLIETLPAVFQMDEILYALRDHIVGLNCGRWDYIFSYIKTLKNHPDRVLPDRQSVTMDKPFLGAYSRLLIKTCHRRGAFAMGGMAAFIPSKDPQRNDWVLDKVRKDKELEAGNGHDGTWIAHPGLADAVMEIFDRALQAGKNQLEVTREEDAPVTAAQLLEPCPGERTEAGMRANIRVAVQYIEAWISGNGCVPIYGLMEDAATAEISRTSIWQWIHHGKTLSDGRPVTKALFRQMLAEEMLVIQDELGEADFSGGRFDEAARLMEKITTQDELIDFLTLPGYALLD comes from the coding sequence ATGGCGCAACAGACGATAAGCAGAGACCTGGCCTTCAGCCAACGCTTTGGCGATAAGGAACGGGAGATCCTGAATGACGAGGCGATTGGATTTTTAACCGAGTTGGTCGACCGTTTTACCGCGCGGCGCAATCGGCTACTGGCCGATCGTCAGGCGCAGCAGGAGAAAATCGATAATGGGCTATTGCCGGATTTCCTGGCGGAAACCGCTTCCATTAGAGAAAGCGAGTGGAAAATCCGCGCTATTCCCGACGACCTCAGCGATCGCCGCGTTGAAATCACCGGGCCCGTTGAACGCAAGATGGTGATCAATGCCCTGAACGCCAACGTAAAAGTCTTTATGGCGGATTTTGAAGATTCGCTCTCTCCCGGCTGGGATAAAGTGATTGATGGTCAGATTAATCTGCGGGATGCGGTAACAGGGACGATTTCCTACACTAGCGAGGCGGGGAAAATTTATCAGCTGAAACCCGATCCCGCCGTGCTGATCTGCCGGGTGCGCGGTTTGCATTTGCCTGAAAAACATGTGACCTGGCAGAGAGAAGCCATTCCCGCCAGCCTGTTCGATTTCGCACTCTACTTTTTCCATAATCATCAGGCCCTGCTGGCAAAAGGCAGCGGGCCGTATTTCTATTTGCCCAAAATGCAGTCGTGGCAGGAGGCGGCCTGGTGGAGCGATATATTTTGCTATACCGAAGATCGCTTCGATCTGCCGCGCGGCGCCATCAAAGCCACGGTGCTGATTGAAACCTTGCCCGCCGTCTTTCAGATGGACGAGATCCTTTATGCGCTGCGCGATCATATTGTCGGTCTGAACTGTGGCCGATGGGACTATATTTTCAGCTATATCAAGACGTTGAAAAACCATCCCGATCGCGTTCTACCGGACAGGCAGTCGGTGACGATGGATAAACCTTTCCTTGGCGCCTATTCGCGCCTGCTGATTAAAACCTGCCATCGGCGCGGCGCGTTCGCCATGGGCGGCATGGCCGCCTTTATTCCCAGTAAGGATCCGCAACGCAATGACTGGGTGCTGGATAAGGTGCGCAAGGATAAAGAGCTGGAGGCCGGGAACGGTCATGACGGCACCTGGATCGCGCATCCCGGTTTGGCGGACGCGGTGATGGAGATTTTTGATCGGGCTTTGCAGGCGGGCAAAAATCAGCTTGAGGTCACGCGCGAAGAGGATGCGCCCGTCACCGCCGCGCAGTTGCTGGAGCCCTGTCCCGGCGAGCGGACGGAGGCGGGAATGCGCGCCAATATCCGCGTGGCGGTGCAGTACATCGAAGCCTGGATTTCCGGCAACGGCTGTGTGCCGATTTACGGGCTGATGGAGGATGCGGCGACGGCTGAAATTTCCCGTACTTCAATCTGGCAATGGATCCACCACGGTAAAACCCTGAGCGACGGTCGTCCCGTCACTAAGGCGCTATTTCGCCAGATGCTGGCGGAGGAAATGCTGGTTATTCAGGACGAGTTGGGTGAGGCGGATTTCAGCGGCGGGCGGTTTGATGAAGCGGCCCGTCTGATGGAGAAAATCACCACCCAGGATGAACTAATCGACTTCCTGACTTTGCCCGGCTATGCACTGCTTGATTAA
- the aceA gene encoding isocitrate lyase: MTISRTQQIQQIEQQWKTARWEGITRPYRAEDVINLRGSVNPECTLAQLGAGKLWNLLHGDARKGYVNCLGALTGGQALQQAKAGIEAIYLSGWQVAADANLAASMYPDQSLYPANSVPAVVERINNTFRRADQIQWANQIEPGAKGYTDYFLPIVADAEAGFGGVLNAFELMKSMIEAGAAAVHFEDQLASVKKCGHMGGKVLVPTQEAIHKLVAARLAADVLGVPTLLVARTDADAADLLTSDCDSYDRPFVTGERTVEGFYRTRAGIEQAISRGLAYAPYADLVWCETSTPDLAAARRFAEAIHEKYPGKLLAYNCSPSFNWKKNLDDGAIARFQDELSAMGYKYQFITLAGIHSMWFNMFDLAHAYARGEGMKHYVEKVQQPEFDAISEGYTFSSHQQEVGTGYFDKVTNIIQGGASSVTALTGSTEEQQF; this comes from the coding sequence ATGACCATCTCTCGTACCCAACAGATCCAACAAATTGAACAGCAATGGAAAACGGCCCGCTGGGAGGGCATTACCCGCCCTTACCGCGCCGAAGACGTGATTAATCTGCGCGGTTCGGTCAACCCGGAGTGTACCTTGGCGCAGCTGGGCGCCGGTAAATTATGGAACCTGCTGCATGGCGACGCGCGCAAGGGTTACGTCAACTGTCTGGGGGCATTAACCGGCGGCCAGGCGTTACAGCAGGCCAAAGCCGGCATCGAGGCGATTTATCTTTCCGGCTGGCAGGTGGCGGCGGATGCGAATCTGGCGGCCAGCATGTACCCCGACCAGTCGCTGTATCCGGCGAATTCGGTGCCTGCCGTTGTCGAGCGGATTAATAACACCTTCCGGCGCGCCGATCAGATCCAGTGGGCCAATCAAATCGAACCGGGCGCTAAAGGCTATACCGACTATTTTCTGCCGATTGTCGCTGATGCGGAGGCGGGATTCGGCGGGGTGCTGAACGCTTTTGAACTGATGAAATCGATGATTGAAGCCGGGGCGGCGGCGGTGCATTTTGAAGATCAGCTGGCCTCGGTGAAAAAGTGCGGCCATATGGGAGGAAAAGTCCTGGTGCCGACGCAGGAAGCGATTCACAAGCTGGTCGCCGCGCGTCTGGCGGCGGACGTGCTGGGCGTGCCGACGTTATTGGTGGCCCGTACCGATGCGGACGCCGCGGATTTGCTGACGTCGGACTGCGATAGCTACGACCGGCCCTTCGTGACCGGCGAGCGCACGGTGGAAGGGTTTTACCGCACCCGCGCCGGGATAGAGCAGGCCATCAGCCGCGGACTGGCTTACGCGCCTTACGCCGACCTGGTATGGTGTGAAACCTCCACGCCGGATCTGGCCGCGGCGCGTCGTTTTGCCGAGGCGATACATGAAAAATATCCCGGTAAATTATTGGCCTATAACTGTTCCCCCTCCTTTAACTGGAAAAAGAATCTGGACGACGGCGCCATCGCGCGTTTCCAGGACGAGCTGTCCGCCATGGGCTATAAATATCAGTTTATTACCCTGGCCGGCATCCACAGCATGTGGTTCAACATGTTCGACCTGGCCCATGCGTACGCGCGCGGCGAGGGCATGAAGCATTACGTCGAGAAAGTGCAGCAGCCGGAATTCGACGCCATTAGCGAGGGCTACACCTTCTCGTCGCATCAGCAGGAGGTCGGCACCGGCTACTTTGATAAGGTGACGAATATCATTCAGGGCGGAGCGTCTTCGGTGACGGCGCTGACCGGATCCACGGAAGAGCAGCAATTCTGA
- the aceK gene encoding bifunctional isocitrate dehydrogenase kinase/phosphatase, with the protein MARDLEQLTAQTILQGFDAQYGRFLEVTAGAQQRFEQADWPAVQQAMKQRIHLYDHHVGLVVEQLRCITGARCDDADFLARVKRIYTALLPDYPRFEIAESFFNSVYCRLFHHRELTPEKLFIFSSQPETRFREIPRPIARTFAPSDGWRMMLEKVLGEVPLRLPWENLPRDILYIETYLQQAFSSEQLAQATLQVANELFYRNKAAWLVGKLFLPQGVFPFLLPIHHNEQGAVFIDTCLTGKAEASIVFGFARSYFMVYAPQPSALVAWLRDILPGKTTAELYLAIGCQKHSKTEYYREYLHFIAASQEQFISAPGVKGMVMLVFTLPSFDRVFKVIKDRFAPPKEVDAERVKACYRLVKDHDRVGRMADTQEYENFVIDKRRISPELMAELRREVPEKLQDAGEQLVIRHLYMERRMTPLNLYLEQAGGQQLHDVIEEYGNAIKQLAAANIFPGDMLFKNFGVTRHGRVVFYDYDEICYMTEVNFRDIPPPRYPEDELAAEPWYSVADNDVFPEEFRHFLCSDRKVQALLEEMHGELFRADYWRALQRRIRDGHIEDVYAYRRRKRFSQRAAADHGMEALPLSAS; encoded by the coding sequence ATGGCGCGCGACCTTGAACAGCTGACGGCACAGACCATCCTTCAGGGGTTTGACGCCCAGTACGGACGCTTTCTGGAAGTGACCGCCGGCGCGCAGCAACGCTTTGAACAGGCGGACTGGCCGGCGGTGCAGCAGGCGATGAAACAGCGGATTCATCTGTATGATCATCATGTCGGGCTGGTGGTGGAGCAGCTACGCTGTATCACCGGCGCGCGCTGCGACGATGCGGATTTTCTGGCGCGGGTAAAACGGATTTACACCGCGCTGCTGCCCGATTACCCGCGCTTTGAGATCGCCGAAAGCTTTTTCAACTCGGTCTATTGCCGCTTGTTTCATCACCGCGAACTCACGCCGGAAAAGCTGTTTATTTTCAGCTCCCAGCCCGAGACGCGTTTTCGTGAAATTCCGCGCCCCATCGCCCGCACGTTTGCCCCGTCCGACGGCTGGCGGATGATGCTGGAAAAAGTGCTGGGAGAGGTGCCGCTGCGTTTGCCGTGGGAAAATTTGCCGCGGGATATCTTATACATCGAGACCTATTTGCAGCAGGCATTCTCGTCTGAACAACTTGCCCAGGCAACGCTGCAGGTGGCTAACGAACTGTTCTACCGGAATAAGGCCGCCTGGCTGGTGGGAAAACTGTTCCTGCCGCAGGGCGTTTTTCCTTTTCTGTTGCCGATTCACCATAACGAGCAGGGGGCGGTGTTTATCGATACCTGCCTGACCGGTAAAGCGGAAGCCAGCATCGTATTTGGTTTTGCCCGATCCTACTTTATGGTTTACGCCCCGCAGCCCTCCGCGCTGGTGGCCTGGCTGCGCGATATTCTGCCGGGGAAAACCACCGCCGAGCTGTATCTGGCGATAGGCTGCCAGAAGCACAGCAAAACGGAATATTACCGCGAATATCTGCATTTTATCGCCGCATCCCAGGAGCAATTTATTAGCGCGCCGGGCGTGAAGGGAATGGTGATGCTGGTGTTCACGCTGCCCTCCTTCGACCGGGTGTTCAAGGTGATTAAAGATCGCTTCGCGCCGCCGAAAGAGGTCGACGCCGAACGGGTGAAGGCGTGCTATCGGTTGGTGAAAGATCACGATCGCGTGGGAAGGATGGCCGATACCCAGGAGTATGAAAACTTCGTTATTGATAAACGGCGCATCAGCCCTGAATTAATGGCGGAACTGCGGCGGGAAGTGCCGGAAAAACTGCAGGATGCCGGCGAGCAACTGGTGATCCGCCATCTGTATATGGAACGGCGGATGACGCCGCTGAATCTTTACCTGGAACAGGCCGGCGGGCAGCAACTGCACGATGTTATTGAAGAGTATGGCAATGCCATCAAACAGCTGGCCGCCGCCAATATTTTCCCCGGCGATATGCTGTTTAAAAACTTCGGCGTGACCCGCCACGGCCGGGTGGTGTTCTATGATTACGATGAAATTTGCTATATGACGGAGGTGAATTTCCGCGATATTCCGCCGCCGCGCTATCCGGAGGACGAGTTGGCGGCGGAGCCCTGGTACAGCGTGGCCGACAACGATGTTTTTCCCGAGGAGTTCCGGCATTTTCTGTGCAGCGACAGAAAAGTACAGGCGCTGCTGGAGGAGATGCACGGCGAACTGTTCCGGGCCGACTATTGGCGGGCGTTGCAGCGGCGCATTCGCGACGGCCATATTGAAGACGTTTACGCCTATCGGCGCAGAAAACGCTTTAGCCAGCGGGCGGCGGCCGATCATGGGATGGAAGCGCTGCCCTTATCCGCGAGCTAG
- a CDS encoding gamma carbonic anhydrase family protein: MGSGIVRGYKGSFPVIGENVMIDPSSVVIGKVTLGDDVGIWPLVAIRGDVNYIDIGARSNIQDGSVLHITHSSEKNPAGNPLIIGEDVTVGHKAMLHGCTIGNRVLVGMGSILLDGAVVEDDVMIGAGSLVAPGKRLESGYLYLGSPAKKIRPLTPEEIEGLIYSADNYVRWKNEYLDQNNEKQP; encoded by the coding sequence ATGGGATCTGGAATCGTTCGCGGCTATAAGGGGTCGTTTCCTGTTATTGGTGAAAACGTCATGATTGACCCATCGAGCGTGGTCATAGGTAAAGTCACCCTCGGCGACGATGTCGGCATCTGGCCTCTGGTCGCGATCCGTGGCGATGTAAACTATATAGATATTGGTGCGAGAAGTAATATTCAGGACGGTTCCGTACTGCATATCACCCATAGTTCAGAAAAAAACCCGGCGGGCAATCCGTTAATCATCGGGGAAGACGTCACCGTGGGACATAAGGCCATGTTACACGGATGCACCATCGGCAATCGCGTGCTGGTCGGCATGGGGTCCATCCTTCTTGATGGCGCCGTTGTTGAAGATGATGTGATGATCGGCGCCGGTAGTCTTGTTGCTCCGGGAAAACGTCTGGAGAGCGGCTACCTGTATCTCGGCAGTCCGGCGAAAAAAATCCGCCCGCTGACGCCGGAAGAGATCGAAGGCCTTATATATTCCGCCGATAACTATGTGCGTTGGAAAAATGAATACCTCGATCAGAACAATGAAAAACAGCCCTGA
- a CDS encoding DUF1488 domain-containing protein, whose translation MNQAIQFPDRESWDDERQTIRFPVLINGFQQDCLISAQQMRQRYGGATPEQWLSLFRENRWDLEEVMEKMVLNDEYDSQGCFSLF comes from the coding sequence GTGAACCAGGCGATCCAATTCCCGGATCGTGAAAGCTGGGACGATGAGCGTCAAACGATCCGTTTTCCTGTGCTGATTAACGGCTTCCAGCAGGATTGCCTTATCAGCGCGCAGCAGATGCGGCAGCGCTACGGCGGCGCCACCCCTGAACAGTGGCTATCGCTGTTCAGGGAGAATCGCTGGGATCTGGAAGAGGTGATGGAAAAAATGGTGCTCAATGATGAATACGATAGTCAGGGCTGTTTTTCATTGTTCTGA
- the iclR gene encoding glyoxylate bypass operon transcriptional repressor IclR, with translation MSPAEPAKRGKKPRASAAASVQPAGQVQSLTRGLTLLEYIARANGGVALTDLAQQAGLPNSTTHRLLTTMQQQGFVRQVGDLGLWTIASHAFIVGSSFLRSRNLLALVHPILRKLMETSGETVNLAVLDHSDFEAVIVDQVQCTALMRMSAPIGGKLPIHASGAGKAFLAGLPDEQVIRLLHKKGLHAYTPHTLNSPQNLKENLSVIRKQGYAFDDEEHALGLRCVAAGILDEHHEAFAAISISGPVSRITDDRVTELGALVIKAAKEVTRQYSGID, from the coding sequence ATGTCGCCAGCAGAGCCAGCCAAAAGAGGGAAGAAACCCAGAGCCAGCGCAGCCGCGTCTGTCCAGCCGGCCGGACAGGTGCAATCGCTGACCCGCGGTCTGACGTTGCTGGAATATATCGCCAGGGCCAACGGCGGCGTGGCGCTGACCGATCTGGCGCAGCAGGCCGGGTTGCCCAACTCCACCACGCACCGCTTGCTGACCACCATGCAGCAGCAGGGTTTCGTGCGTCAGGTGGGCGATCTCGGTTTATGGACCATCGCCTCCCACGCCTTTATCGTCGGCAGCAGCTTTCTGCGCAGCCGTAATCTGCTGGCGCTCGTGCACCCGATTTTACGCAAATTGATGGAAACCTCCGGCGAGACGGTGAATTTGGCCGTGTTGGACCATAGCGATTTTGAGGCCGTTATTGTCGATCAGGTGCAGTGTACCGCGCTGATGCGCATGTCCGCGCCCATCGGCGGCAAGCTGCCGATACACGCCTCCGGGGCGGGAAAAGCCTTTCTGGCCGGCCTGCCGGACGAACAGGTGATCCGCCTGCTGCATAAAAAGGGACTGCACGCCTATACCCCGCACACCCTCAACTCGCCGCAAAACCTTAAGGAAAACCTGTCCGTCATCCGCAAGCAAGGCTACGCCTTCGACGACGAAGAACACGCGCTGGGGCTGCGCTGCGTGGCGGCCGGCATTCTCGACGAGCACCATGAAGCTTTTGCCGCCATCTCCATTTCCGGACCGGTATCGCGCATTACCGACGATCGCGTCACCGAACTGGGCGCCCTTGTCATCAAAGCGGCAAAAGAGGTCACCCGCCAATACAGCGGCATAGACTAG